The genomic window TGGCTTTGGCAATTGGCTTAGGCATGGTACATCACGATTCTGCGGTGGCTTATGGTGAAAGAGATGAAATGATTCGTGAATTAGGAAATTTCCTTCAACAACAGGCCCCTCGTCCGATATTCTTGCGTATTGGGTATGAATTTGATGGTCATGATTGGAATCACTACAATAGAGAACACTATATAAAAGCCTATAAAAGGATAAAGGATATTTACGATGAAATGGGGATTACTAATGTAGCCTATGTTTGGCAATCGTGTGGTTTTATGTCCTCATTAGAAGAATTAGAGCAATGGTACCCAGGAGATGATTATGTAGATTGGTGTGCTTTTTCATTTTTTGGGGCGTGGAAAAAACAAAATATGATTGCCTTTGCGAAGCAAAAAGGAAAACCCGTATTTATTGCTGAAGCCACTCCTGCTTTGGAAGAAAATAAAGAGACTGACTTAGCTAATCAAGATCAAGCAGTGGAGGCATGGGAAAATTGGTTTACTCCATTTTTTGCGACTATTCATCAAAATCCGAAAACGGTAAAAGCCATTTCGTACATAAATTGTAATTGGAAGGCACATAGAATGTGGTTTGATAATCCCACTTTTAAATACATCGATTCTCGTCTTCAAGTGAATCCAATGATTATGGA from Flammeovirga yaeyamensis includes these protein-coding regions:
- a CDS encoding glycoside hydrolase family 26 protein, with product MNFLRRLCISACAVFLISACTSVQKKQTKIEETSRAKFEPEDGKCLVFIGQELTSIGGLEEYNNGYLDYFERRPAGFTAYTVLTPGEESFGFTHKGLDGVTSTADWGDNDSNMSLQLGDEDYKNMALAIGLGMVHHDSAVAYGERDEMIRELGNFLQQQAPRPIFLRIGYEFDGHDWNHYNREHYIKAYKRIKDIYDEMGITNVAYVWQSCGFMSSLEELEQWYPGDDYVDWCAFSFFGAWKKQNMIAFAKQKGKPVFIAEATPALEENKETDLANQDQAVEAWENWFTPFFATIHQNPKTVKAISYINCNWKAHRMWFDNPTFKYIDSRLQVNPMIMEKWEAELEKETYLMSSDNLYDKLNGPSL